The following proteins are co-located in the Oncorhynchus gorbuscha isolate QuinsamMale2020 ecotype Even-year linkage group LG22, OgorEven_v1.0, whole genome shotgun sequence genome:
- the LOC124009523 gene encoding presequence protease, mitochondrial-like, with the protein MFRQSKTVLQKLRSLSFQGHNPSWRFRSTPATERALQYQAGQKIHGFTVKEVVDVPDLFLTAVKLTHDNTGAQYLHAARDDKNNLFSVQLRTTPMDNTGVPHILEHTVLCGSEKYPCRDPFFKMLNRSLSTFMNAFTASDFTMYPFSTQNGKDFQNLLSVYLDAVFFPCLGELDFRQEGWRLENENPTDPSSPLVFKGVVFNEMKGAFSDNEQVYAQHLQNKLYPDHTYGVVSGGEPLAIPDLTWEQLKHFHATHYHPSNARFFTYGDLPLEQHLKQIQEEALSKFERTEPDTAVPNQVHWDRPREDHVTCSPDVMAPDAAKQNTLCMSYLLGDITDTFEGFTLSLMSSLMISGPNAPFYKALIEPKIGTDFSSVVGYDGSTKEASFSIGLQGMAEEDTEKVKQIIIQTFDEIIANGFEEERIEALLHKIEIQMKHQSTSFGLSLASYIASCWNHDGDPVQLLKICDSVTQFRQALKDNPRFLQEKVVHYFKDNTHRLTLSMSPDEAYLEKQVKAEEEKLQKKIQALSESDKKDIYEKGLELLSIQSQTQDASCLPALNVSDIEPTIAVTHVEMGTAGGVPVQYCEQPTNGMVYFRAMCSLNSLPEDLKLYVPLFCSVITKMGCGGLDYRQQDQQMELKTGGMSISTSVNPDYSNMDMYEQGVLLSSSCLERNLPDMFHLWSDIFNSPHFDDEERLRVLVMMSAQELANGISNSGHMYAMTRAARNLTPTGELQETFGGMEQVKFMKRVAEMPDLTQVLRTLPRIKRHILNPLNMRCAVNATPQKMSNAAGQLDNLMCNVSSNKKDRKPVHSNITERPLDPLAPPGSGPSRKLVTEPNFKPCQMKTFFPMPFPINFVSECIRTVPFTHEDCASLNILARMMTSKYLHGEIREKGGAYGGGARMGGGLFTFYSYRDPNTVQTLSAFRKGVDWAISGQFTQQDINEAKLSVFSAVDSPVAPSDKGMGRFLSGITDELKQAHRERLFAVTDKNIVDVAGRYLGIGQRTCGVAILGPENDTIKKDPSWVVK; encoded by the exons ATGTTTAGGCAGAGTAAAACAGTTCTGCAGAAACTTCGATCTTTAAG TTTCCAGGGGCATAATCCATCATGGAGGTTCAGGAGCACCCCAGCAACAGAGAGGGCATTGCAGTACCAGGCAGGACAGAAGATCCATGGCTTCACAGTCAAGGAG GTGGTTGATGTTCCTGACCTGTTCCTTACTGCTGTCAAACTGACCCATGACAACACAGGCGCCCAGTATCTACACGCAGCTAGAGATGACAAAAACAATCTCTTTAG TGTTCAGCTCAGGACGACCCCGATGGACAACACAGGGGTCCCACACATCCTGGAACACACAGTGTTGTGTGGCTCAGAGAAGTACCCCTGCAGAGACCCCTTCTTCAAGATGCTCAACAGATCACTTTCCACCTTCATGAATGCattcacag CCAGTGATTTCACCATGTATCCATTCTCCACACAAAACGGGAAAGACTTCCAGAATCTCCTCTCCGTGTATCTGGATGCAGTGTTTTTCCCTTGTCTGGGGGAACTAGATTTTCG GCAGGAGGGATGGAGACTGGAGAATGAAAACCCTACAGATCCTAGTTCCCCTTTGGTCTTCAAAGGAGTTGTCTTCAATGAAATGAAGGGTGCTTTT TCAGACAATGAGCAAGTGTATGCCCAGCACCTCCAGAACAAGCTGTATCCTGACCACACATATGGTGTGGTGTCTGGAGGGGAACCTCTGGCCATCCCTGACCTCACCTGGGAGCAACTCAAGCACTTTCACGCCACACACTACCACCCCAGCAACGCAAG GTTCTTCACCTACGGGGACCTGCCCTTAGAGCAGCACCTGAAACAGATCCAGGAGGAGGCTCTGTCCAAGTTTGAACGCACTGAGCCTGACACTGCTGTCCCTAACCAAGTCCACTGGGACAGGCCT agagaggaccatGTGACCTGCAGTCCCGATGTTATGGCGCCTGATGCAGCCAAACAGAACACACTGTGTATGAGCTACCTGCTTGGAGA taTCACAGATACATTTGAGGGCTTCACCCTGAGTCTGATGTCCTCTCTGATGATTTCTGGACCTAACGCTCCCTTCTACAAGGCCCTTATAGAACCCAAGATAGGAACAGACTTTTCTTCTGTCGTAGG ATATGATGGGAGCACCAAAGAGGCATCGTTCAGTATTGGCTTACAAGGAATGGCCGAAGAAGATACCGAGAAAGTCAAGCAAATCATCATCCAAACCTTTGATGAGATCATTGC TAATGGAtttgaggaggagaggatagaggccCTGCTTCATAAGATTGAGATCCAGATGAAACATCAGTCTACCAGCTTCGGCCTGTCTCTGGCCTCG TACATAGCTTCCTGTTGGAACCATGATGGAGACCCGGTTCAGCTGCTGAAGATCTGTGACAGTGTGACCCAGTTCAGACAGGCCTTGAAGGACAACCCTCGCTTCCTCCAGGAGAAAGTCGTGCACTACTTCAAG GATAATACTCACAGACTGACTCTGTCTATGAGTCCTGATGAGGCGTACCTGGAGAAACAGGTCAAAGCAGAGGAGGAGAAACTCCAGAAGAAGATACAGGCTCTGTCTGAGAGTGACAAGAAAGACATCTATGAGAAAG GTCTTGAGCTGCTATCGATTCAGAGCCAGACCCAGGATGCTTCATGTCTCCCTGCCCTGAACGTATCTGATATTGAGCCAACGATAGCAGTCACACATGTGGAGATGGGCACTGCAG GAGGAGTGCCAGTACAGTACTGTGAGCAGCCCACCAATGGCATGGTCTACTTCAGAGCTATGTGTAGTCTCAACAGCCTCCCTGAGGACCTCAAACTATACGTGCCCCTCTTCTGCAGTGTCATCACCAA GATGGGCTGTGGAGGGCTGGACTACAGGCAGCAGGACCAGCAGATGGAGCTGAAAACAGGAGGCATGTCCATCTCCACATCAGTCAACCCTGACTACTCGAACATGGATATGTATGAACAG GGAGTCCTCCTTTCATCTTCCTGCCTGGAGAGGAATCTTCCTGATATGTTTCACCTGTGGAGTGACATATTCAACAG CCCGCACTTTGATGACGAGGAGCGTCTGCGTGTTCTGGTCATGATGTCGGCTCAGGAACTGGCCAATGGGATATCTAATTCTGGTCACATGTATGCCATGACACGGGCAGCTCGCAACCTTACCCCAACAGGAGAACTACAGGAGACCTTCGGAGGGATGGAGCAG GTCAAGTTTATGAAGAGGGTCGCAGAGATGCCAGACCTCACCCAAGTTCTACGGACACTTCCTAGAATCAAGAGACACATTCTCAACCCACTGAACATGAG ATGTGCGGTTAACGCAACGCCGCAGAAGATGTCTAATGCCGCTGGACAGTTGGATAACTTAATGTGTAACGTTTCTTCCAATAAGAAGGATCGCAAGCCAGTCCATTCCAATATCACTGAG AGACCTCTTGACCCACTGGCACCCCCTGGATCTGGCCCAAGCAGAAAACTTGTCACT GAGCCCAACTTCAAGCCCTGCCAGATGAAGACATTTTTCCCAATGCCCTTCCCAATCAACTTTGTCAGCGAGTGTATCCGCACCGTGCCATTCACCCATGAGGACTGTGCCAG cctgaaCATCCTGGCCCGGATGATGACGTCTAAGTACCTGCATGGAGAGATCAGAGAAAAGGGTGGGGCCTACGGTGGAGGGGCCAGGATGGGAGGAGGACTATTCACCTTCTATTCATACAG AGACCCCAACACGGTGCAGACTCTGTCAGCGTTCCGTAAGGGTGTGGACTGGGCCATATCAGGACAGTTTACCCAGCAGGACATCAATGAGGCCAAGCTGTCCGTGTTCTCAGCCGTGGACTCCCCCGTCGCCCCCTCCGATAAAG GTATGGGCCGCTTCCTGAGTGGAATCACAGACGAGCTGAAACAGGCCCACAGAGAGAGACTCTTTGCTGTCACAGACAAGAACATTGTCGATGTTGCTGGCAG GTACCTTGGCATTGGACAAAGGACATGTGGAGTTGCTATTCTGGGCCCTGAGAATGACACCATCAAGAAAGACCCCTCGTGGGTGGTAAAATAA